In Thauera sp. JM12B12, one DNA window encodes the following:
- a CDS encoding TetR/AcrR family transcriptional regulator — MENTVKKPRSQLDRDAWVAGAVEVLAEEGIAGLRVEVLAKRLKVTKGSFYWHFTDRRDLLLAVLSHWKEGRIRDIIKQTRAQAGRELEQIYHVIDVYSASRSRRGMMIELAVRDWARRDAEAGAIVAEVDDVRLRCARELFLACGVPMEEASSRCMLLYAYVFGVSLMIYEKFDSDVVRLKRDIADLIARSSAMADAPKAA; from the coding sequence ATGGAAAACACTGTAAAAAAACCGCGTAGCCAACTCGACCGCGACGCCTGGGTTGCGGGCGCCGTCGAGGTTCTGGCTGAAGAAGGCATCGCCGGCCTGCGCGTCGAAGTACTCGCCAAGCGCCTCAAGGTCACCAAGGGAAGCTTCTACTGGCATTTCACCGACCGCCGCGACCTCCTGCTGGCGGTGCTCAGCCATTGGAAGGAAGGCCGCATCCGCGACATCATCAAGCAGACGCGCGCCCAGGCCGGCCGGGAGCTGGAACAGATCTACCATGTGATCGACGTGTACAGCGCGAGCCGCAGCCGGCGCGGGATGATGATCGAGCTCGCCGTTCGGGACTGGGCGCGGCGCGACGCCGAGGCCGGCGCGATCGTCGCCGAGGTGGATGACGTTCGCCTGCGCTGCGCGCGCGAGCTGTTCCTCGCCTGTGGCGTGCCGATGGAAGAAGCCTCCAGCCGCTGCATGCTGCTCTACGCCTATGTGTTCGGCGTGTCGCTGATGATCTACGAGAAGTTCGACAGCGACGTTGTCCGCCTCAAGCGCGACATCGCCGATCTGATCGCGCGCTCATCGGCAATGGCCGACGCACCGAAGGCGGCCTGA
- a CDS encoding TatD family hydrolase, with amino-acid sequence MLIDSHIHLDAGEFDADRDELIAAARAVGVRGFVVPAVDRASFERVRALATTRTDVCPALGIHPLYVMGAQEDDLGVLEGLLARGEARAVGEIGLDNFFTDVDPERQLEFFVAQLKLARRHALPVILHVRRAVDPILKQLRRIEVPGGIAHAFNGSRQQAQMFIDLGFRLGFGGAMSFEGSTRIRELARSLPLDAIVLETDAPDIPPAWGQGARNVPANLARYAAILAELRGISVDEVAATTGRNARNALGGWLPA; translated from the coding sequence ATGCTGATCGACTCCCACATTCATCTCGACGCCGGTGAATTCGACGCCGACCGCGATGAGCTCATCGCCGCGGCACGCGCCGTCGGCGTGCGGGGCTTCGTGGTGCCGGCGGTGGATCGCGCGAGCTTCGAGCGCGTACGCGCGCTCGCCACCACGCGCACCGATGTCTGTCCCGCACTCGGCATCCACCCCCTGTACGTGATGGGTGCGCAGGAGGACGACCTCGGCGTGCTCGAGGGGTTGCTCGCGCGCGGGGAGGCGCGAGCGGTCGGCGAGATCGGCCTCGACAATTTCTTCACCGATGTGGATCCCGAGCGGCAGCTAGAATTCTTCGTCGCCCAGCTCAAGCTTGCGCGTCGACATGCCCTGCCGGTGATCCTGCACGTGCGGCGCGCGGTCGACCCGATCCTCAAGCAGCTGCGCCGCATCGAGGTTCCCGGCGGCATCGCTCACGCGTTCAACGGCAGCAGGCAACAGGCGCAGATGTTCATCGACCTCGGCTTTCGGCTCGGTTTCGGCGGGGCGATGAGCTTCGAGGGTTCGACGCGGATCCGGGAGCTCGCGCGCAGTCTGCCGCTCGATGCGATCGTGCTCGAGACCGACGCGCCGGACATTCCGCCCGCCTGGGGCCAGGGAGCGCGCAACGTCCCTGCGAACCTGGCCCGCTACGCGGCCATCCTGGCTGAGCTGCGCGGAATCAGCGTGGACGAGGTGGCGGCCACCACCGGGCGGAACGCCCGCAACGCACTCGGCGGCTGGCTCCCAGCCTGA
- a CDS encoding enoyl-CoA hydratase: protein MSIATTETRESILLRRDQGGVTTLTLNRPQQFNSLSFEMLETLIAAVDEIARDDSVRVVVIAGEGKAFCAGHDLKEMRGNHTLEFQQRLFRLCGKFMMKLTELPQPVIARVHSIATAAGCQLVSMCDLAVAADTARFAVSGINVGLFCATPSVGLSRNMGRKEAFEMLVTGDFIDANEAQRRGLVNRVVPLEQLDAEVERLAASIVAKSPAAVRMGKQMFYKQLEMGLDAAYQLASETMACNMMCEDAAEGIDAFIAKRKPEFKGR, encoded by the coding sequence ATGAGCATCGCCACCACCGAGACCCGCGAATCCATCCTGTTGCGCCGTGACCAGGGCGGCGTCACCACGCTCACCCTCAACCGTCCGCAGCAGTTCAACTCGCTGTCCTTCGAGATGCTCGAGACCTTGATCGCGGCCGTTGACGAGATCGCCCGCGACGACAGCGTGCGCGTCGTCGTCATCGCCGGCGAGGGTAAGGCGTTCTGCGCCGGCCACGACCTCAAGGAGATGCGTGGCAACCACACCCTCGAGTTCCAGCAGCGCCTGTTCCGTCTGTGCGGCAAGTTCATGATGAAGCTGACCGAGCTTCCGCAGCCCGTCATCGCCCGCGTTCACAGCATCGCGACCGCTGCGGGCTGCCAGCTGGTCTCGATGTGCGATCTGGCGGTCGCTGCCGACACCGCCCGCTTTGCCGTCTCGGGCATCAACGTCGGTCTGTTCTGTGCGACGCCGAGCGTCGGCCTGTCGCGCAACATGGGGCGAAAGGAGGCCTTCGAGATGCTGGTGACGGGCGACTTCATCGACGCGAACGAGGCGCAACGGCGCGGGCTCGTCAATCGCGTGGTGCCGCTCGAGCAGCTCGATGCGGAGGTCGAGCGCCTCGCCGCGTCCATCGTGGCCAAGTCGCCGGCCGCGGTCCGCATGGGCAAGCAGATGTTCTACAAGCAGCTCGAGATGGGGCTGGATGCCGCCTACCAGCTCGCCTCCGAGACGATGGCCTGCAACATGATGTGCGAGGATGCTGCCGAGGGCATTGACGCCTTCATCGCCAAGCGCAAGCCCGAGTTCAAGGGGCGCTGA
- a CDS encoding acyl-CoA synthetase gives MSESGQSPYAVGLEKNAANYVALTPLTFIERSAYVYPDRVAVIHGARRLTWRESYARARRLASALKQLGVGKGDTVAAILNNTPEMFEAHFGVPACGAVLNTINTRLDAEAVAFILNHGEAKVLLTDREYSRMVKKAIELAGRADMIVVDVDDPEYSGPGERVGTHEYEALLAEGSEDFVFEQPADEWEAISLNYTSGTTGNPKGVVYHHRGAYLNAMSNIVSWGMPPHAVYLWTLPMFHCNGWCFAWTMAANAGVNVCLRRVDPRLIFDAIREHGVTHYCGAPIVHSMLANAPEEWRKGINHKVSGLVAAAPPPAAVIEGMAKIGFDITHVYGLTETYGPAAVCAKHDEWRALPLAEQVTLNGRQGVRYHAQEGITVMDPATMEPVPWDGETMGEIMFRGNLVMKGYLKNPDATAESFRGGWYHTGDLAVMQPDGYVKIKDRSKDIIISGGENISSIEVEDALYKHPAVMAAAVVALPDEKWGEVPCAFVELRDGAEATSEAIVAHCREHLAGFKVPKRIIFGELPKTSTGKIQKFVLREKAKSTDAFE, from the coding sequence GTGAGCGAGAGCGGACAATCGCCTTACGCAGTAGGGCTCGAGAAGAATGCAGCGAACTACGTGGCGCTCACCCCGCTCACGTTCATTGAGCGCAGCGCCTACGTCTATCCGGATCGCGTGGCCGTGATCCACGGTGCGCGCCGTCTCACCTGGCGTGAGAGCTATGCGCGTGCGCGGCGCCTCGCCTCGGCGCTCAAGCAGCTCGGCGTGGGCAAGGGCGACACGGTCGCCGCGATCCTGAACAACACGCCCGAGATGTTCGAGGCCCACTTCGGCGTCCCTGCCTGTGGTGCGGTCCTGAACACGATCAACACCCGCCTCGACGCCGAAGCGGTCGCCTTCATCCTCAACCACGGCGAGGCAAAGGTTCTCCTCACCGACCGCGAGTATTCGCGCATGGTGAAGAAGGCCATCGAGCTTGCCGGCCGCGCGGACATGATCGTGGTCGATGTCGACGACCCCGAGTACAGCGGTCCCGGCGAGCGCGTCGGTACGCACGAGTACGAGGCGCTTCTCGCTGAGGGCAGCGAGGACTTCGTCTTCGAGCAGCCCGCCGACGAGTGGGAGGCGATCTCGCTCAACTACACCTCGGGCACCACCGGCAACCCCAAGGGCGTGGTGTATCACCACCGCGGCGCCTACCTCAACGCGATGTCGAACATCGTCTCCTGGGGCATGCCGCCGCATGCGGTGTACCTGTGGACGCTGCCGATGTTCCACTGCAACGGCTGGTGCTTCGCATGGACGATGGCCGCCAATGCAGGCGTGAACGTCTGCCTGCGGCGGGTCGATCCGCGCCTGATCTTCGATGCCATTCGCGAACATGGCGTCACTCACTACTGCGGCGCGCCGATCGTGCATTCGATGCTGGCCAATGCTCCGGAAGAGTGGCGCAAGGGCATCAATCACAAGGTCTCGGGACTGGTGGCGGCCGCGCCACCCCCGGCCGCGGTGATCGAGGGGATGGCGAAGATCGGCTTCGACATCACCCACGTCTATGGCCTCACCGAGACCTACGGACCGGCCGCGGTGTGCGCGAAGCACGACGAATGGCGCGCGCTGCCGCTTGCCGAGCAGGTGACGCTGAACGGGCGCCAGGGCGTGCGCTATCACGCCCAGGAAGGGATCACGGTGATGGATCCAGCCACCATGGAGCCGGTGCCCTGGGACGGGGAGACCATGGGTGAGATCATGTTCCGTGGCAACCTGGTCATGAAGGGTTACCTGAAGAATCCGGACGCCACTGCCGAGTCGTTTCGTGGCGGCTGGTACCACACCGGCGACCTCGCGGTCATGCAGCCCGATGGGTACGTCAAGATCAAGGATCGCTCCAAGGACATCATCATCTCCGGTGGCGAGAACATTTCCTCGATCGAGGTCGAGGATGCGCTCTACAAGCACCCCGCGGTGATGGCGGCGGCGGTGGTCGCGCTTCCCGACGAGAAGTGGGGAGAGGTTCCCTGCGCCTTCGTCGAGCTGCGCGACGGCGCCGAGGCCACAAGCGAGGCGATCGTCGCGCATTGCCGCGAGCACCTGGCCGGCTTCAAGGTGCCGAAGCGGATCATCTTCGGCGAGCTGCCGAAGACCTCGACCGGCAAGATCCAAAAGTTCGTCCTGCGCGAGAAGGCGAAGTCGACCGACGCGTTCGAGTGA
- the ppx gene encoding exopolyphosphatase, with protein sequence MMRDLIAAIDLGSNSFRLQVGRIVNDQIYPLDGLKEAVRLAAGLSPDKKLDLASQQRGVVALQRFQERLRDFPPERVRAVATNTLRVAKNAPEFLIRAEAALGFPIEVIAGREEARLIYVGVAHTLPDPHKQQLVVDIGGGSTEFIIGKSFEPLLLESRYMGCVGFSLRFFPDGRIDKRSLKDAELAARRELQTISAAYREAGWEEAVGSSGTAKALLEILEQNGFSRGGITRDGLEQFKAALLRAGSVDAVDLAGLKGDRLPVILGGFAIMNAVFKEFDLEHMVFSEGALRLGVLYDLLGRYHHHDLRDATVGAFMRRYGVDLRQAQQVADTACALLAQLEPGMAESEHIDHRFLRWAAMLHEIGISVAHSSYHKHSAYIVGNADMPGFSRMDQARLARLVLAHRGKLERVASIDAGSVDWLLIACLRLAVVIHRARDARGLPPVTLGREGRGFTLTAAPGWLQKLPLTAAALEEERRQWQGLGRALYVRALSLRTPTA encoded by the coding sequence ATGATGCGAGATCTGATTGCAGCGATCGATTTGGGTTCGAACAGTTTCCGGCTTCAGGTCGGGCGTATCGTCAATGACCAGATCTATCCGCTCGATGGCCTCAAGGAGGCGGTGCGGCTGGCTGCCGGCCTGTCGCCCGACAAGAAGCTCGACCTCGCATCGCAGCAGCGTGGGGTGGTGGCCCTGCAGCGCTTCCAGGAGCGCCTGCGCGACTTCCCGCCCGAGCGCGTACGCGCGGTGGCGACGAACACGCTGCGGGTGGCGAAGAACGCACCCGAGTTCCTGATTCGTGCCGAGGCGGCGCTCGGCTTCCCGATCGAGGTCATCGCCGGTCGTGAGGAAGCGCGCCTGATCTATGTCGGCGTCGCGCACACGCTGCCGGACCCCCACAAGCAGCAACTCGTGGTCGATATCGGCGGCGGCTCCACGGAGTTCATCATCGGCAAGAGCTTCGAGCCGCTGCTGCTCGAGTCGCGCTACATGGGTTGCGTGGGATTCAGCCTGCGCTTCTTCCCCGATGGCAGGATCGACAAGCGCAGCCTCAAGGACGCCGAGCTCGCCGCACGGCGAGAACTGCAGACGATTTCCGCCGCCTATCGCGAAGCGGGCTGGGAGGAGGCGGTCGGCTCCAGCGGCACGGCGAAGGCGCTGCTCGAGATCCTCGAGCAGAACGGATTCTCGCGCGGCGGCATCACCCGGGACGGCCTCGAGCAGTTCAAGGCGGCCTTGCTGCGTGCCGGCAGCGTCGACGCCGTGGATCTCGCCGGCCTCAAGGGGGACCGTCTGCCGGTGATCCTCGGCGGCTTCGCGATCATGAACGCCGTGTTCAAGGAGTTCGACCTGGAGCACATGGTGTTCTCCGAAGGTGCATTGCGCCTTGGCGTGCTCTACGACCTGCTCGGGCGCTATCACCATCACGACCTGCGCGACGCCACCGTCGGCGCCTTCATGCGGCGCTATGGCGTTGACCTGCGCCAGGCGCAGCAGGTGGCGGACACGGCCTGCGCATTGCTCGCGCAACTCGAGCCCGGGATGGCCGAGTCCGAGCACATCGACCACCGGTTCCTGCGTTGGGCGGCGATGCTGCATGAGATCGGGATCTCGGTCGCGCATTCGAGCTATCACAAGCACAGTGCCTACATCGTCGGCAATGCGGACATGCCGGGCTTCTCGCGCATGGACCAGGCGCGCCTGGCGCGGCTGGTGCTCGCGCATCGCGGCAAGCTCGAGCGGGTGGCATCGATCGACGCGGGCAGCGTGGACTGGCTGCTGATCGCCTGTCTGCGCCTGGCGGTGGTCATCCACCGTGCGCGCGATGCGCGCGGGCTGCCGCCCGTGACGCTGGGACGCGAAGGGCGGGGCTTCACCCTCACCGCGGCGCCGGGCTGGCTGCAGAAGCTGCCGCTCACCGCCGCCGCGCTCGAAGAGGAGCGCCGCCAGTGGCAGGGGCTCGGTCGCGCGCTCTATGTGCGGGCGCTGAGCCTGCGCACGCCGACCGCCTGA
- the ppk1 gene encoding polyphosphate kinase 1: MFTPRSNLPYPPEHFLNRELSLLQFQRRVLAQAADSTVPLLERLRFLCIVSSNLDEFFEIRVSGIKEQIRIGSRKSGEDGIAPADLLERVSDEVHDIISEQYELLNDDILPALEKEGVVFLRRTLWTDAQRAWIHDYFMREVMPVLTPIGLDPAHPFPRVLNKSLNFAVELEGRDAFGRDSGAAIVQAPRALPRVIRLPRTLCEQEYCFVFLSSILHAHVGELFTGMNVLGCYQFRVTRNSDLFVDEEEVKDLRASLKGELQQRHFGDAVRLEVADNCSEEMATFLLQHFHLMPDDLYRTPGIVNLVRLMQVPDWVERPDLKYAPFVPGLPKALDKRRHVFTAIRSGDILLHHPFQSFAPVIELLRAAADDPQVLAIKMTVYRTGTDSVLMEHLARAAQKGKEVTVVLELMARFDEEANITLANRLEEVGAHVVYGVFGYKTHAKLLMIVRREDDGLRRYVHMGTGNYHPRTTRFYTDFGLLTCNREIGEDVAAVFKQLTGLGTATELRHLWQAPFTLQPNVVAAIRREAEIARAGGRGRIIAKMNALLEPETIEALYEASQAGVEVDLIVRGPCALRPGVPGLSENVRVRSVVGRFLEHHRIFHFYADGEDRMYLSSADWMDRNFFRRIEIAFPVLDPRLKRRVMKEGLRPYLGDNCQAWDMQSDGRYRRKHPRSVRRAAQLILLKELAASS, from the coding sequence ATGTTTACGCCTCGATCGAATCTCCCGTACCCGCCAGAACATTTTCTCAACCGCGAACTCTCGCTGCTGCAGTTCCAGCGCCGCGTGCTGGCGCAGGCGGCCGACTCGACCGTGCCGCTGCTCGAGCGCCTGCGCTTCCTGTGCATCGTGTCGAGCAACCTGGACGAGTTCTTCGAGATCCGTGTCTCCGGCATCAAGGAGCAGATCCGCATCGGCAGCCGGAAGTCCGGCGAGGACGGGATCGCGCCCGCAGACCTGCTCGAGCGCGTCAGCGACGAGGTCCATGACATCATCTCGGAGCAGTACGAACTGCTCAATGACGACATCCTGCCGGCGCTGGAAAAGGAAGGCGTGGTGTTCCTGCGCCGTACCCTGTGGACCGATGCCCAGCGCGCCTGGATCCACGACTATTTCATGCGCGAAGTGATGCCGGTGTTGACGCCGATCGGCCTCGATCCCGCCCACCCCTTCCCGCGCGTGCTCAACAAGAGCCTGAACTTCGCCGTCGAGCTCGAGGGTCGCGACGCCTTCGGTCGCGACTCGGGCGCGGCAATCGTGCAGGCGCCGCGCGCGCTGCCGCGCGTGATTCGCCTCCCACGCACACTCTGCGAGCAGGAATACTGCTTCGTATTCCTGTCCTCCATCCTGCACGCCCACGTCGGCGAGCTGTTCACCGGCATGAACGTGCTCGGCTGCTACCAGTTCCGCGTCACCCGCAACTCGGACCTGTTCGTCGACGAGGAGGAGGTCAAGGACCTGCGCGCCTCCCTCAAGGGCGAACTGCAGCAGCGCCACTTCGGTGACGCGGTGCGCCTCGAGGTCGCCGACAACTGCTCGGAGGAGATGGCGACCTTCCTGCTGCAGCACTTCCACCTGATGCCTGACGACCTCTATCGCACACCGGGCATCGTCAACCTGGTGCGGCTGATGCAGGTGCCCGACTGGGTCGAACGCCCCGACCTCAAGTACGCGCCCTTCGTCCCCGGCCTGCCCAAGGCGCTCGACAAGCGTCGCCATGTCTTCACCGCCATTCGTAGCGGCGACATCCTGCTCCACCACCCCTTCCAGAGCTTCGCGCCGGTCATCGAGCTTCTGCGCGCGGCCGCCGACGACCCTCAGGTGCTGGCGATCAAGATGACGGTGTATCGCACCGGCACCGATTCGGTGCTGATGGAACACCTCGCCCGCGCCGCGCAGAAGGGCAAGGAAGTGACCGTGGTGCTGGAGCTCATGGCGCGCTTCGACGAGGAGGCCAACATCACCCTGGCCAACCGTCTGGAAGAGGTCGGCGCGCACGTGGTGTACGGCGTGTTCGGCTACAAGACGCACGCCAAGCTGCTGATGATCGTGCGCCGCGAGGACGATGGCCTGCGCCGCTATGTGCACATGGGTACCGGCAACTACCACCCGCGCACCACGCGCTTCTATACCGACTTCGGCCTGCTCACCTGCAACCGCGAGATCGGCGAGGACGTCGCAGCCGTGTTCAAGCAGCTCACCGGCCTGGGGACGGCAACCGAACTGCGCCACCTGTGGCAGGCGCCGTTCACCCTGCAGCCGAACGTTGTCGCCGCCATCCGGCGCGAGGCCGAGATCGCACGCGCGGGCGGGCGCGGCCGCATCATTGCCAAGATGAATGCGCTGCTCGAACCGGAAACGATCGAGGCTCTGTACGAGGCCTCGCAGGCGGGCGTGGAGGTCGATCTGATCGTGCGCGGCCCTTGCGCACTGCGGCCCGGCGTGCCCGGGCTGTCGGAGAACGTCCGGGTGCGATCGGTGGTCGGCCGCTTCCTCGAGCACCATCGCATCTTCCACTTCTATGCCGACGGCGAAGACCGGATGTACCTGTCGAGCGCGGACTGGATGGACCGCAACTTCTTCCGCCGCATCGAGATCGCCTTCCCGGTGCTCGATCCGCGCCTCAAGCGCCGCGTCATGAAGGAGGGCCTGCGCCCCTACCTCGGCGACAACTGCCAGGCCTGGGACATGCAGTCTGACGGCAGGTACCGCCGCAAGCACCCGCGCAGCGTCCGCCGCGCGGCCCAGCTGATCCTGCTGAAGGAGCTTGCCGCGAGCAGTTGA
- a CDS encoding bifunctional (p)ppGpp synthetase/guanosine-3',5'-bis(diphosphate) 3'-pyrophosphohydrolase, with product MVSVTHAIAQGDTAAPIDLLSAGLEAEDRRRLEDALDWIAELYEGKVLGTGEAIWTHALGAALIAASLRLDAETRLAALLFAVWEELEDPAEELVGRFGAVVAGLVRGLHRLNGLRVLTRLTATTSAPEIRAQTEVLRKMLLAMVEDIRVVLVRLASRTQTLRYYTDLPGDARVDVARESLDIYAPLANRLGVWQIKWELEDLSFRFIEPDTYKRIAKMLDERRVEREQFIEDAIARLRSELATVGIEAEITGRAKHIYSIYNKMRKKRLDFSQVFDIRALRVLVPEIKDCYTVLGIVHQMWHPIPQEFDDYITKPKGNNYQSLHTAVLAGDGRALEVQIRTFDMHKHAELGVAAHWRYKEGAKDGGDYDEKIALLRNLLSWRDEVTDAAHWMEQFKRASLDDTLYVLTPQGKVVDLPRGATPVDFAYRLHTDVGHHCRGAKVDGHLVPLNTQLESGQTVEIVTAKEGGPSRDWLDTRQGYVATSRARTKIKQYFAQLDEEELLNRGRSFVTKEMQRDGHAQANIDGLAERMGFKNAEALYLAAGRGEVGPRAVQTALREGNAPEPGAGTAPEFVVSRSRSGDNQDKILIVGVGKLMTSLSRCCKPAPPDAVEGFVTRGRGISIHRVDCADFQELARKHPERVIPAEWGEKAHDSRTALYQVDITVQASDRQGLLRDISEVLSREKLNVIAVNTLTKKGTAYMRFTMEVGGIKQVQRAITLIREVSGVIDAQRK from the coding sequence ATGGTTTCCGTCACTCACGCCATCGCCCAGGGCGATACCGCCGCCCCGATCGACCTCCTGTCTGCCGGCCTCGAGGCGGAGGATCGCAGACGTCTCGAGGATGCCCTCGACTGGATTGCCGAGCTCTACGAAGGCAAGGTTCTCGGTACCGGCGAGGCGATCTGGACGCACGCGCTTGGTGCCGCCCTGATCGCGGCTTCGCTTCGCCTCGACGCCGAGACGCGGCTGGCGGCGCTGCTGTTCGCCGTCTGGGAAGAGCTCGAGGACCCGGCCGAAGAACTCGTCGGCCGCTTCGGCGCGGTCGTCGCCGGTCTGGTGCGTGGTCTGCACAGGCTCAACGGACTGCGCGTGCTCACCCGCCTGACCGCGACCACCTCGGCGCCCGAGATCCGCGCCCAGACCGAGGTCCTGCGCAAGATGCTGCTGGCGATGGTCGAGGACATTCGCGTCGTGCTCGTGCGGCTGGCCTCGCGCACCCAGACCCTGCGCTACTACACCGACCTGCCGGGCGACGCGCGGGTGGATGTGGCGCGCGAGAGCCTGGACATCTACGCCCCGCTCGCCAACCGCCTGGGCGTTTGGCAGATCAAGTGGGAACTCGAGGATCTGTCGTTCCGCTTCATCGAGCCCGACACCTACAAGCGCATCGCCAAGATGCTGGACGAGCGCCGCGTCGAGCGCGAGCAGTTCATCGAAGACGCGATCGCGCGCCTGCGCAGCGAGCTCGCGACGGTGGGAATCGAGGCCGAGATCACCGGACGTGCCAAGCACATCTACAGCATCTACAACAAGATGCGGAAGAAGCGCCTCGACTTCTCGCAGGTCTTCGACATCCGCGCCCTGCGCGTGCTGGTGCCCGAGATCAAGGACTGCTACACCGTCCTCGGCATCGTGCACCAGATGTGGCACCCCATCCCGCAGGAGTTCGACGACTACATCACCAAGCCCAAGGGCAACAACTACCAGTCGCTGCATACGGCGGTGCTGGCGGGCGACGGTCGCGCGCTCGAGGTGCAGATCCGCACCTTCGACATGCACAAGCACGCCGAGCTCGGAGTCGCCGCGCACTGGCGCTACAAGGAAGGCGCCAAGGACGGTGGCGACTACGACGAGAAGATCGCCCTGCTGCGCAATCTGCTGTCCTGGCGCGACGAGGTCACCGATGCCGCGCACTGGATGGAGCAGTTCAAGCGCGCCTCGCTCGACGACACGCTCTACGTCCTGACGCCTCAGGGCAAGGTCGTCGACCTGCCGCGCGGGGCCACGCCAGTGGATTTCGCCTACCGGCTGCACACCGACGTCGGGCATCACTGCCGCGGTGCGAAGGTCGATGGCCACCTCGTGCCCCTCAACACTCAGCTCGAGAGCGGGCAGACGGTCGAGATCGTCACCGCGAAGGAAGGTGGCCCCTCGCGCGACTGGCTGGATACCCGCCAAGGCTATGTCGCCACCTCCCGTGCGCGCACGAAGATCAAGCAGTATTTCGCCCAGCTCGACGAGGAGGAACTGCTCAACCGCGGGCGTAGCTTCGTCACCAAGGAGATGCAGCGCGACGGCCACGCTCAGGCCAACATCGACGGCCTCGCCGAGCGCATGGGCTTCAAGAACGCCGAGGCGCTCTACCTCGCGGCCGGGCGCGGGGAGGTCGGACCGCGGGCGGTGCAGACCGCCTTGCGCGAGGGCAACGCACCCGAGCCCGGGGCCGGGACGGCGCCGGAGTTCGTGGTCAGCCGCAGCCGCTCGGGCGACAACCAGGACAAGATCCTGATCGTCGGTGTGGGCAAGTTGATGACCTCGCTGTCGCGCTGCTGCAAGCCGGCGCCGCCCGATGCGGTCGAGGGCTTCGTGACGCGTGGCCGGGGCATCTCGATCCACCGTGTCGACTGCGCGGATTTCCAGGAACTTGCACGCAAGCACCCCGAGCGCGTGATTCCTGCCGAGTGGGGCGAGAAAGCCCACGACAGCCGTACCGCGCTCTATCAGGTCGATATCACGGTCCAGGCCAGCGACCGTCAGGGCCTGCTGCGCGACATCTCGGAAGTCCTGTCGCGCGAGAAGCTCAACGTGATCGCGGTCAACACCCTGACCAAGAAGGGCACGGCCTACATGCGCTTCACGATGGAAGTCGGGGGCATCAAGCAGGTCCAGCGCGCGATCACGCTCATCCGCGAGGTCTCGGGCGTCATCGACGCGCAGCGCAAATGA
- a CDS encoding M90 family metallopeptidase codes for MLGFVRRLLGLAAPAPEISAEHWQRVERTLPFLDYLPPQDRGRLRDMALELLRRKEFHGAQGLQLDDDMLLAIALQACLPVLNIGLQAYDGWVGVVVYPGDFVIPRRIVDEAGVLHEYDDEVLGEAWEGGPVLLSWFGEDDGPAGVNVVIHEFAHKLDMENGGVDGLPRLRPGMSRAAWADAFEGAYVAFCDEVDRGAETDIDPYGAEHPGEFFAVVSEAFFESPGRLRARFPAVYAQLAQFYGLDPAARELRERAGATSEEPPHG; via the coding sequence ATGCTGGGCTTCGTCAGACGACTTCTGGGTCTTGCCGCACCCGCACCCGAGATCAGCGCCGAACATTGGCAGCGGGTGGAGCGCACCCTGCCCTTCCTCGACTACCTGCCGCCGCAGGATCGCGGCCGACTGCGCGACATGGCGCTCGAGCTCCTGCGTCGCAAGGAGTTCCACGGCGCCCAGGGCCTGCAGCTCGATGACGACATGTTGCTGGCGATCGCCCTCCAGGCCTGCCTGCCGGTGCTCAACATCGGCCTGCAGGCATACGACGGATGGGTCGGCGTGGTCGTCTATCCCGGCGACTTCGTCATTCCGAGGCGCATCGTCGACGAGGCGGGCGTGCTTCACGAATACGATGACGAGGTGCTTGGCGAAGCCTGGGAGGGCGGACCGGTGCTGCTCTCCTGGTTCGGGGAGGACGACGGGCCCGCCGGCGTGAATGTGGTGATCCACGAGTTCGCGCACAAGCTCGACATGGAGAACGGCGGGGTCGATGGCCTGCCCCGCTTGCGTCCGGGGATGTCGCGCGCGGCCTGGGCCGATGCTTTCGAGGGCGCGTATGTGGCGTTCTGCGACGAGGTCGATCGCGGCGCCGAGACCGATATCGATCCCTATGGCGCGGAACATCCGGGGGAGTTCTTCGCCGTCGTTTCGGAAGCCTTCTTCGAGAGCCCGGGACGTCTGCGCGCCCGCTTTCCAGCGGTCTACGCACAACTCGCGCAGTTCTACGGGCTCGACCCGGCTGCGCGCGAACTGCGCGAAAGGGCGGGCGCCACGTCGGAGGAACCACCCCATGGCTGA